The Argentina anserina chromosome 3, drPotAnse1.1, whole genome shotgun sequence genome includes a region encoding these proteins:
- the LOC126788942 gene encoding dehydrodolichyl diphosphate synthase 2 yields MLSLRCFSVPVHLSCHSSLFHSKTQLCVSSSLHNAAATAPDSAKLKQHAKFGEIPNDGFAPGEEEEEALPAGLRREAMPRHVAVIMDGNVRWARRRGLPSGSGHQAGARALRELVDLSRKWGIRVLTVFAFSYDNWVRPKMEVEFLMTLFEGVIKSEINNLAREGIRISVIGDSSKLPTSLQKLINDAEEKTKDNFRLQLIVAVSYSGKYDVVQACKSISQKVKDGLIQIEDIDESVIEQELETNCTEFPYPDLLIRTSGELRVSNFLLWQLAYTELFFIPALWPDFGKAEFAEALISFQQRQRRYGTRDVW; encoded by the exons CTCAGCTGTCATTCCAGTTTATTCCACTCCAAAACCCAATTGTGTGTCTCCAGCTCACTCCACAACGCTGCCGCAACCGCACCGGATTCCGCCAAGCTCAAGCAGCATGCTAAATTCGGGGAGATTCCAAATGACGGATTTGCCCccggagaggaagaagaagaggcgtTGCCGGCGGGTCTGCGGCGGGAGGCGATGCCGAGGCACGTGGCGGTGATCATGGACGGGAACGTGAGGTGGGCCAGGAGGAGAGGGCTGCCGTCCGGGTCGGGTCACCAAGCGGGCGCCCGGGCGCTGAGGGAGCTCGTGGACTTGAGCCGGAAATGGGGGATTAGAGTTCTCACTGTGTTCGCCTTTTCGTATGATAACTGGGTTCGACCAAAG ATGGAGGTTGAATTTCTGATGACTTTGTTTGAGGGGGTGATCAAATCAGAGATCAACAATCTCGCCAG GGAAGGCATTAGAATATCAGTCATTGGGGATTCGTCGAAGCTCCCCACTTCTTTGCAGAAACTGATAAATGATGCAGaggagaaaacaaaagataacTTCAGACTCCAACTTATTGTGGCAGTGAGCTACAGTGGGAAATATGATGTAGTGCAAGCATGTAAAAGCATTTCTCAGAAGGTAAAAGACGGCCTGATTCAAATTGAAGACATCGATGAAAGCGTCATCGAGCAGGAACTGGAAACTAACTGTACTGAGTTTCCATACCCTGATCTACTCATCCGAACCAGCGGCGAACTCAGAGTCAGTAACTTCTTGCTGTGGCAGTTGGCCTACACTGAACTTTTCTTCATTCCGGCTCTTTGGCCTGATTTTGGGAAGGCCGAGTTTGCCGAGGCCTTGATCTCATTTCAGCAAAGGCAGAGACGTTATGGTACACGAGATGTATGGTGA